The Spirochaetota bacterium genome includes the window TAGCCATTGTGCCGATGCAAGGTCAGGACTTACATCAGGGCCATGAGGAAAGTCAAGCTCAGAAATTTTCACAAGCGACTCGTTGGGGATTGTGTACTCATAAAAAAGTAACTGTTGCACATACACCTCACCAGGGCTGTACATATACATGGGGATAATTGTTTTTCCTGGCTGGCTCAATACATAGTGACACAAAAAATATACAGTATTGCCTGATTGGTATCCGGTTGATACTTCACGCCCTGTGTTTACAATTTTATATTTCATGCCGCCACATCCGCACATAACAAACAGTAGTAGTGCACTTAATGCAATGCATATCACACATACTGCATTGCGATTATCTGTATACATGTACTATCTCCCTCATTGAAATTGTGGAATATGGCAGGTAAAATTTTTGTTAGGCGATAGCTCCGAATAGTATATTTACTCTGCTACAACATCCACAAATGCAAAATTGATTGCATCCACAAGCCCACGGTTACTCAGCCTTAGCTCAGGTATTACCGGAAGCCCCAGAAGCGCCATGGTCATAAACGGCGATACCAGAGTGCATCCAAGATCCTTCCATGCTTGTTGTAATTTTTCAACTTTTTTTTGTACCACCTCTACCGGTTCATCGGACAAAAGCCCTGCCACTGGCAGCTCTACGATTGCAAGCACTGTGCCGTTTGCAACTGCAATCATGCCGCCTCCAGCTTTTATAAGCTCATTTCCAGCAAATGCCATATCCTCTTCATTGGTGCCAACAATGAGGAGGTTATGTGAGTCGTGTGCAACAGTTGAGGCCACTGCTCCTTTAATAAAGCCAAAGCCTTTGACAAAACCAATTCCCTTAGTACCTGTGGCTTTATGCCGCTCAAAAAGAGCAGCTTTTGCAATATCTTTGGTGGTATCCGGTGCAATATTGCCATCGACTACATTGAGGGTTTCAGTTGACTGTTTTGTAATGACACTTGCTTCCTGTATTTGTATAACACGTACTTTTACCTGTTTCTTATTGCTTTGTAAAATAAAGTCATCTTTATGTAACACTTTTCCAACGTTAACAGTATTTTTTGACCAATCTGGATAGGTTATCGATTTGGTAGGTATTAGCATTTTTCCTTCTTTTGCAACAAGATTTCCACCAATGATAACTGCAGCAACGCTTACCTTATACAGATCAGATAAAAGTACAATATCAGCAACTTTTGAGGGGGACACACTGCCAAAATCTTTGCTCATCATGAAGCATTCTGCAGTGTTAATTGTTACCATCTCAATTGCAGTGATAGGGTCAACACCTTCTTCAATAGCGCGCTTTACAATGTAATCTAAATGGCCATGTGAGATAAGAGTCTCAGGATGGGTATCGTCGCTCACAAGCACGGCAAAACGGCTGTTTACTTTATGATGTGTTACGGCTTTTATTACTTCCTTCAAATCATGCCAGGCTGAGCCTTCGCGTATCTTAGCGTACATGCCAAGGCGCATTTTTGCTAATGCATCTTGAGCGCGTACTGATTCATGGCATGAACGCACACCACTTGCAACGTATGCGTTAAGCATTGCACCGGTATCAGGCAGCGCAAAGTGCCCGGTTACGGGTTTGCCGGCTTTCAGCGTTACTTCTATCTCTTTATGAACTGCAGGAACACTATTGAATACACCGGGGAAATTCATAAGCTCGCCCAATCCTGCAATTCCATCCCACTTCATTGCTTCAGCAATCTCATCTGGGCCTATGACAGAACCGGCATCTTCAAGCCCTGGAGCAGCAGGAACACATGAAGGCACCGTGGCAAAGACCCTGAGTGGTACATCTTTGGCCTCATCAAGCATGAGTTTAACTCCTTTAAGTCCAAGTACGTTGGCTATTTCATGTGGGTCCATGAAGATGGCAGTAGTGCCATGTGGCACAACAGCGCTTGAATACTGGCTTACTGTAAGCATGCTGCTTTCAACGTGGATATGTCCGTCCATGAAGCCAGGTGCTATATAAAGACCGGTTGCATCAATTATTTCAGTGGTAGAATCTATGCAATGGCTGGCATCACCTACTAGTGCAATGCGGCCTTTGTAAATTGCAACATCACAGTGTTCTTGCAATTCCTTTGTATTAACATTGACAAGTGTGCCGTTTTTTATCACCATGTGGGCTTTGCGCCTACCCATGGCAACATCAGCAAGCTCCATTGTAATGTTTTCAAGTGGTATTAATTCCATACGTGTACCTCCACCAAAAAAAGGATGTGAATGCTATTCCACTACCATAGAGCGGCTAACGAAAAACATCATTACTATCGTAAGATTGTATGCAATGCTTTTTAGTAAAGCATTGATATAAATTAATACTACATACTCTTTATGCGCAATATTTTTTGTTACTCTGTTGCATGTGCCACACAATACTGTAGTAGTTGTATCATACCTAGCAACAATATTAATTCCCTTATTCTGTGACAGCTATGTACCTATTGGATTACATTGCAAAATTTGTTTTTCCACTACAGCATGGCAAAATTTTGCATATGCATCTTCAAAAGAAGGTACATGAGTTCAAATTAACGCTCGATTTTTACAATAATATCGCGTTAATAATTATTAACGGAAAACACTTTTGAACCTAAAGTTTTTCAATTAGTTTATCCAATTTTCTTAAATGCTTTTTCAATTGTTGCGTCAGAAGGTTTTTTTGTAAAAATGCTTACTACTGGCACAACCACAAATGGTGCAAGCATTCCTATAGTTGAGGCTATAGGGGAAAGATTTGCACCAAGGTAAAAAAACAACCCAATTGATGTTGCAAGCCCTGTAATCATGCCTGCATATACACCAGCTAAGGTGGTGCGTTTCCAGAAAAGGCCGTATAGGTATGGTGCCATAAATGCACCGGCAACAGCTCCCCATGAAAGCGACATCAAGGTTATGATGATTGCAAATTCATAGCGGGCAATAAAATATGAAATAATGATGAACAATGCACTCAAAAAGCGCATCATAGCTACCGAGTTTTCTTTTGATATCTCAGGGTTGACATGTCCCTTATAAAGGTCAATTGCAATGGCAGATGATGACACAAGTACTAATGATGAAAGAGTGGACATTGATGCAGAAAGAATCAAAAGCAGTATCACTGCCATAAGCGGTTCGGGCAGGTTCTGAGTTAACAGGTCAGGTATAAGCCTGTCAAAGGCTGGCTTGCCGTCAACGGCTGGCACGGCATCGTAAAAAATGTGCGATAGCGACCCGGTATAGTAGGCGCTAACGCCAATGATGATAGCAAAAATCCCGGTAACTATCGCCGCCTTTTTAATTAAGTCTTCACTCTTGATGGCATAAAATTTTTGCACCATCTGTGGCAGACCCCATACCCCAAAAGATGTCATAAAGATAAGAGCACCTAAGAGCAACCACCCAGGGTGTTTGTCAGCTGGTATATGCAAGGGATATTTTTGGGCAACTAGCGCAATGCTTTGAGCTATCCCCCCGCTTTTTGCAGAAAGCACCAACACCATGGTGATAGCCCCAACAATCATTATTATGCCCTGAATAAAATCAGTCAGCGTAATTGCAAAGTATCCACCAAGCACAAGATAAATGCCAGTGATGCCTATCATGATAATTAATGCCAGATCATAAGAAATGTTGAAATTAACTTCAAATAGATGTCCCAATCCTTTAAAGACAGATGCAGAGTAGGGTAATAAAAATATAAATATAATAATTGCTGCAAACATCTTGATGTATTTGCCATCAAAACGTTCCATTAAAAACTCAGGCATTGTCATAACATCCAGGTTTTGAGTCATAATGCGGGTACGCCTTCCTAACACAAGCCACGCAAGAAGTGACCCAATCAGCGCATTGCCAACACCAATCCAAATTGCATCCAGGCCAAAGATCCAACCCAATTTACCCGCAAAGCCAATAAATAGCACAGCTGAAAAATATGACGTGCCATACGCCAATGCTGAAACCCACGCACCTATAGTTCTTCCACCTAAAAAGAAATCACCAAGCGTGGAAGTTTTACGCATGCCCCAGACTCCAATAAGAACCATTAATGCTAAAAAGATAGTGAGTAAAGAAATTGACCACATTGCAGAATCTCCTTATATGTGTTGTAGAGTGTAACGTTCAACATGGTAGGGTACACATGTTGTCGTATTACACTAATGGCAATGTATGTATTTTTACCATATACCGTGGTATGTCAATGATAAAAAAAGGGCGCTTTAAAGCGCCCTTATAAACTATTATTACCCATTTCTTACTCATTCATGGTATACTGCCCTTTAAGCGCATATACATGGTCATTCCACACTTTATTGAAGTTTGCGTCATCAAGAACAGGCTTTTTGATCATCTTTAAGATAAGCTCATCCTGTATTGCGCTATTCTTCTGTCCGGTGTAAAGCCGTGTTGCGTAAGCCGAAAAATCGCTGACAATGAACTTGAAGATCTCATCAATGATTTCATCCTCTACATTGTAAATCTTCTTGTTTTCGCATATAAGCTGTGTGTAAGGGATAAGCGTAAAAAGCTCGCCAACTGTCAGCATGTAGTCAATATTCTTGGATTGTTTTTCGTCAGGGGTTCCTTTGACAAGGAAGTTTTTAAAGGCTTCTATCTGCTCCATGAAAACTTCAAGATTTTTGCTCTTGATGCCTTGGAAAGCCTTGCGGTAATCATGAAATTGAATTGAGCCCAACCCTTTTGTTGGCCCCTGATTGAATAAAAAGCTGTCATTGGCAGGATCATCGCGGCGTGGCACTTCAGGATAATCTTTTGGCTTGAACATGAAGTTCTGCAAAAATTTTACCACAAGTGCCATATTGACATGGGTGGTTCCTTCAAGTTTTGGCAGCATCCCTATATCGCGTATTGCCATTTCAAAATAGGTTTCTTGCTCAAAACCGCGTGCAGCTATAACTTCATGCAAAAGCCCTATAACTTTCTCACCTTCCATTGTTACTTTCATTTTCTGAATGGGATTATAGAGCAGATAGCGACGGTCATTTTCATTGGCGCTGCGCATATAGTCGCACGCACGAAGGGCAAAAAGCTTCATTGCAACAAGCCGTGCAAATGCTTCGGTGAAAAGCTTTTTAACATGTGGGAAATCAGTTACATACATATTGTAAAGATTACGGTTTGCGGCATGGTCGATAGCTTCATAGAAAGCATGTTCGCAGATGCCAATGGAAGCCCAGCCCAATTCGTACTTGCCTATATTCACCGTATTGAGTGACGAATCCCATGCATGATTGCCACGTGACAGGATGTCAGCTTCGGTTATAGGGTAGTCGTGGAGAGCAAACTCGGCCACATATGCCTGGCGCACACCTGAGGTGCTTATCTTTTTGACACATTCATAATTGGGATGTTTGGTATCGACAACAAAAAATACGTATTCGCCCGTGTCGGCCATTTTACCAAACACCGAAAGCAATGCTGCAGCGTTACCATTGCCAATGTAGTACTTGTCGCCGCGTGCCAGATACGTGCCATCGCCTTTTGGATAGAGCATCATGTCGGTACTGTATATATCAGCACCGTGCTCTTTTTCGGAAAGGCCAAAGCCAAAAATGCCACCATCCTTTAACAATTTGGCAGCCTTATGTTTAACCTCTTCGTTTTGCCCCATCCAGATTGGGCCAAGCCCCAAAATAGTTACCTGCCAGGTATACCAGTAACATAGGCCGTAAAATCCTAATATTTCATTGAATTCCTCAATGCGCCACATATCCCACCGTGAGTCAGGATCGCCATACCCAGATGGTGTCAGCAATGTGGCAAATGCCTGTTCTTTTTTAACGAATTCCAGAAAATCATCGTACCAGATGGCAGCCTGGTCATCTTCCTTGATTTTCTTTAAGCCTTTGTTTTCAAAAAACTCAATGGTTTTGAGCATTAAATTTTTTGTTTTTTCATCGGCATGGTGACGATTATACTTTTTTGGATTAAACAGTAACATTGTTCCCCC containing:
- a CDS encoding acyl-CoA dehydrogenase, with the protein product MLLFNPKKYNRHHADEKTKNLMLKTIEFFENKGLKKIKEDDQAAIWYDDFLEFVKKEQAFATLLTPSGYGDPDSRWDMWRIEEFNEILGFYGLCYWYTWQVTILGLGPIWMGQNEEVKHKAAKLLKDGGIFGFGLSEKEHGADIYSTDMMLYPKGDGTYLARGDKYYIGNGNAAALLSVFGKMADTGEYVFFVVDTKHPNYECVKKISTSGVRQAYVAEFALHDYPITEADILSRGNHAWDSSLNTVNIGKYELGWASIGICEHAFYEAIDHAANRNLYNMYVTDFPHVKKLFTEAFARLVAMKLFALRACDYMRSANENDRRYLLYNPIQKMKVTMEGEKVIGLLHEVIAARGFEQETYFEMAIRDIGMLPKLEGTTHVNMALVVKFLQNFMFKPKDYPEVPRRDDPANDSFLFNQGPTKGLGSIQFHDYRKAFQGIKSKNLEVFMEQIEAFKNFLVKGTPDEKQSKNIDYMLTVGELFTLIPYTQLICENKKIYNVEDEIIDEIFKFIVSDFSAYATRLYTGQKNSAIQDELILKMIKKPVLDDANFNKVWNDHVYALKGQYTMNE
- the ade gene encoding adenine deaminase, with amino-acid sequence MELIPLENITMELADVAMGRRKAHMVIKNGTLVNVNTKELQEHCDVAIYKGRIALVGDASHCIDSTTEIIDATGLYIAPGFMDGHIHVESSMLTVSQYSSAVVPHGTTAIFMDPHEIANVLGLKGVKLMLDEAKDVPLRVFATVPSCVPAAPGLEDAGSVIGPDEIAEAMKWDGIAGLGELMNFPGVFNSVPAVHKEIEVTLKAGKPVTGHFALPDTGAMLNAYVASGVRSCHESVRAQDALAKMRLGMYAKIREGSAWHDLKEVIKAVTHHKVNSRFAVLVSDDTHPETLISHGHLDYIVKRAIEEGVDPITAIEMVTINTAECFMMSKDFGSVSPSKVADIVLLSDLYKVSVAAVIIGGNLVAKEGKMLIPTKSITYPDWSKNTVNVGKVLHKDDFILQSNKKQVKVRVIQIQEASVITKQSTETLNVVDGNIAPDTTKDIAKAALFERHKATGTKGIGFVKGFGFIKGAVASTVAHDSHNLLIVGTNEEDMAFAGNELIKAGGGMIAVANGTVLAIVELPVAGLLSDEPVEVVQKKVEKLQQAWKDLGCTLVSPFMTMALLGLPVIPELRLSNRGLVDAINFAFVDVVAE
- a CDS encoding sodium/solute symporter (Members of the Solute:Sodium Symporter (SSS), TC 2.A.21 as described in tcdb.org, catalyze solute:Na+ symport. Known solutes for members of the family include sugars, amino acids, nucleosides, inositols, vitamins, urea or anions, depending on the system.) — translated: MWSISLLTIFLALMVLIGVWGMRKTSTLGDFFLGGRTIGAWVSALAYGTSYFSAVLFIGFAGKLGWIFGLDAIWIGVGNALIGSLLAWLVLGRRTRIMTQNLDVMTMPEFLMERFDGKYIKMFAAIIIFIFLLPYSASVFKGLGHLFEVNFNISYDLALIIMIGITGIYLVLGGYFAITLTDFIQGIIMIVGAITMVLVLSAKSGGIAQSIALVAQKYPLHIPADKHPGWLLLGALIFMTSFGVWGLPQMVQKFYAIKSEDLIKKAAIVTGIFAIIIGVSAYYTGSLSHIFYDAVPAVDGKPAFDRLIPDLLTQNLPEPLMAVILLLILSASMSTLSSLVLVSSSAIAIDLYKGHVNPEISKENSVAMMRFLSALFIIISYFIARYEFAIIITLMSLSWGAVAGAFMAPYLYGLFWKRTTLAGVYAGMITGLATSIGLFFYLGANLSPIASTIGMLAPFVVVPVVSIFTKKPSDATIEKAFKKIG